TCGAGGACTGGCAGCTGGCCCGGGCCGAGTCGCACATGTCGACCGGTCTGCGCTCGGCCGAGGCCCAGGCGCTCGACCACCTGCCGGACAGCGACGTGAAGGACGCCCTGCAGGCCATCCCCGAGGAGTTCCGGATCGCGGTCTACCTCGCGGACGTCGAGGGTTTTGCGTACAAGGAGATCGCGGACATCATGGGCACACCCATCGGTACGGTGATGTCGCGACTGCACCGTGGCCGCCGACAGTTGCGCGGCATGCTGGAGGACTACGCCCGTGAGCGCGGGCTCGTTCCGGCGGGCAGCGGTGCAGGGCAGGAAGCGAAGGGCGCGGGCTCATGAGCTGCGGCGATCCGCACGACACCGAGTGTGGCGAGGTGCTCGACCACCTCTACGAATTCCTCGACAACGAGATGGCCGAGGGCGACTGCGCCAAGCTTCGGGTGCACTTCGAGGAGTGCTCCCCCTGCCTGGAGAAGTACGGCCTCGAACAGGCGATCAAGGCGTTGATCAAGCGCTCCTGCGGGTGTGACGACACCCCGGCGGACCTGCGGACCAAGGTGCTCGCCCGGATCGACTCGATCAGGGCCGGCCAGCGCACCGGTGAGCCGGTGACCGCCGAGGTCTCGGTCGAGGGCTCGGCCGGCCACGGCGCGGCGACGGCGGCGGCCACCACCGAGTAGCGTTCCGCCCCCCGCTCCGCCGAGGAGCGCGGCGCACAACGGCGACTTGTCGGGCCCCGGGGCGTACGCCCCGGGGCCCCGGTGCGTCCCGGCACCCCGTCCATGCCTCCAGGTCACTCGATCGGGTGAGCTGTCGCTGCTCCGACTGCGGCAATCGGGCATCGTGCGCCCCAGCCCCCGGGCTGGGTCCTATCCTCCTGACGAGCCCACGATCAGCTGGGCGGAGCGCGGGGCGGGGAGGCCGATATCGCTAGCGAACGCGGTGCCGCCGCCCTGCCCGCAGCGGCGGTGGGATACGTCGCCGTGGTGCTGATCGCCGCGGCCTGCTGCCTGGTCCCGCTCCCGGTGCCCGCCCGGGCCGGACGGCTCGGCGGGGAGGTGGACTGGCCGCGCGCGGCGCTGCTCGCCCTGCTCCACCTCTGCCTGGAATCCCTCGCCCAGGGACTCCCCACCCCCTGCACCCGGCTCTGGCGACGCCTGCTGCGCCGTCCGGCTTCCGCCGTCGAGCCGCCCGCCCCCGGGGGCGGCGGCTTCTTCCCGGTGCTGTTCGCCGGGGTGCTGATGCTGCCCCCGTCCGCGGCCGCCCTGGTCGCGGTGCCCGCCGCCCTGGTCGGGCAGACGGCCGCGCCGCGCGCCCTGCGCAAGGCGTGGAACGCGGCCCAGCTCGCCCTCGCCGCCTTCGCCGCGGCCGCCGCCTTCCGCCTGCTCGGCGGCCCGGAGGAACTGCTCGGCGCCCGCTTCCCCACCGCGGCCCTCGGCACGCTCGCCGCCGTCCTGGTGTTCTGCCTGGTCAACGGCGTGCTGGTGGACGGGATGCGGCTGCTCGCCCGGAACCCCGCCGACCGCCCCCCGGCCGACGGCCGGCTGCGCGGCCTCGGCGGCGCTACCCTGCCCGCCCTGCTGCACGGCGCCGGCGGCCTGATGGTCGCGGTGCTCTGGCAGGGCCCGTACGGCGCCTTCGCGGCGGTGCTCGTCCTGCTGCCGCTGACCATCTCGGCCTGGGTCGCCGCCCAGGGCCACCGCGAGCACACCGCCCACCGGGCCACCGTCCAGGCCCTGGTGCAGGCGGTGGAGATCAAGGACGCCTACACCCGCGGTCACAGCGAACGGGTCGGCCGCGCCTCGGTGCTGATCGCCCGCCAGCTGGGCATGGCCGAGGACCGCACCCGCACCCTGCACTTCGCCGGCACCCTGCACGACGTCGGCAAGCTCGCCGTGGCCACCGAGCTGCTGCGCCGCAACGGCCCGCTCACCGAGGCCGAGCGGCGGGCCGTCGAGGTGCACCCGGTCTTCGGCCACGAACTGACCCGCGACCTGGCCTTCCTCGGTGAGGCCCGGGACGGCATCCTGCACCACCACGAGCGCCTCGACGGCCGCGGCTACCCCGCCGGCCTGGCCGGGGACCGGATCCCCGAGTTCGCCCGGATCATCTCGGTGGCCGACGCCTTCGACTCGATGACCTCCACCCGCTCCTACCGGCGCGGACGCCCGGTCGAGGAGGCCGTCGCCGAGCTGGAGCGCTGCGCCGGCACCCAGTTCGACCCGGTGATGGTGGGGGCGCTGGTCGCCGCCGTCGCCGAGCACGGCTGGCAGCCCGAGCCGCCGCCGCCCGGCGGCTGGGACGGCGAGGTGCCCGACATCCCCCTCGGGGTCCCCGAGCCCTCCCGCCGGGTGCCCACCACCCGCGGCCGGGGCGTCTCCACCGGCGGCTCCCCGTGACCGGCCGGCCGCGCGGCACCCTCCCGGTGCTCGCGATGCGGGCGGCCGCCGCCGCCCTGTTCGGGGCCGGGCTCCTCCACCTGCTGCTGGACGGCGCCGCCGAGCCGGTCGCCGCACTCGCCTTCGCCGGCCTGATCGCCCTCGGCGAGTGCGTCCGGATCAGCCTCCCCGGCGGCCGCGAACAGGCCCCGATCGGGACGGCCGCCGCCCTGGCGTACGCCCTGCTCGGACCGCTGCGCGGGCTGCCCACCTCGCACGGCGTCCTCCAGGTCGCCGCCGTCACCGGCCTGGGCACCCTGCTCGGCGGCCTGATCAACGAGGTGTGCCGGCGGGTCCGCGGCCGGCGTGCCCCGCTCCGCGGCTGCCACCGGCCCCTGCCCGGCCGGCTCTGGGCGCCGCCCGGCCGCTCCGGCGAGCACGCGGCCCGGCGGATGCTCACCGTCACCTTCGCCGCCCTGCTCTTCCAGCCGCTCTACAACAGCGGCGCGATCGACCGGATCACCCCCGGCGGGCCCGCGTACGGCCTGTTCCTCACCGTGGTGGCGGCCCTCGCCTCGCTCGGCGACGCCCTGCTCGGCGCCCTGCCGCACCGCGCCTCCACCGGCCTGGCCTTCACCGCCGCCCTGGAGGACCAGCTCCGCTCGCTGCCCGGGATCGGCTCGGCGATCGTCGCCACCGGCCTGCTGCTCAGCCTGCTGGCCGGGGAGGTCGGCCTCTGGGCGCTCCCGCTGTTCTGCACCCCGCTGCTGCTCGCCCAGGCCTCCTTCCGCCGCGCGGCCGCGGTCCGGGCGACCACCGGGCAGACCATCGAGACCCTGGCCCGGGCCACCGAGGTCGCCGGGTACACCCCGCCCGGGCACGCCCGGCGGGTCGCCGACACCGCCCGCGCCCTCGGCCGCGAGCTGGGCCTGGGCAGCCGCGAGCTGGAGCTGCTGGAGCACGCCGCGCTGATGCACGACGTCGGCCAGCTCTCCCTGGTCCAGCCCGTCCCCGGCGGAGCCACCGCCCTGCTGCCGGACGGCGAGCAGCAGCGGATCGCCCGGCTCGGCAGCGAGGTGATCCGCCGAACCGGCGTGCCCCGCCAGGTCTGGCAGCAGGTCGCCAGGCTGGCCGACCCCTGCCGCGGCGCCGACGGCCGGCCGGACGGCTCGCTGCCGCTGTCCGCCCGGATCATCCGGGTCGCCAACGCCCACGACGACCTGCTGACCGCCGCCCGCGG
The window above is part of the Kitasatospora sp. HUAS MG31 genome. Proteins encoded here:
- a CDS encoding HD-GYP domain-containing protein produces the protein MGYVAVVLIAAACCLVPLPVPARAGRLGGEVDWPRAALLALLHLCLESLAQGLPTPCTRLWRRLLRRPASAVEPPAPGGGGFFPVLFAGVLMLPPSAAALVAVPAALVGQTAAPRALRKAWNAAQLALAAFAAAAAFRLLGGPEELLGARFPTAALGTLAAVLVFCLVNGVLVDGMRLLARNPADRPPADGRLRGLGGATLPALLHGAGGLMVAVLWQGPYGAFAAVLVLLPLTISAWVAAQGHREHTAHRATVQALVQAVEIKDAYTRGHSERVGRASVLIARQLGMAEDRTRTLHFAGTLHDVGKLAVATELLRRNGPLTEAERRAVEVHPVFGHELTRDLAFLGEARDGILHHHERLDGRGYPAGLAGDRIPEFARIISVADAFDSMTSTRSYRRGRPVEEAVAELERCAGTQFDPVMVGALVAAVAEHGWQPEPPPPGGWDGEVPDIPLGVPEPSRRVPTTRGRGVSTGGSP
- the rsrA gene encoding mycothiol system anti-sigma-R factor; this encodes MSCGDPHDTECGEVLDHLYEFLDNEMAEGDCAKLRVHFEECSPCLEKYGLEQAIKALIKRSCGCDDTPADLRTKVLARIDSIRAGQRTGEPVTAEVSVEGSAGHGAATAAATTE
- a CDS encoding HD-GYP domain-containing protein encodes the protein MTGRPRGTLPVLAMRAAAAALFGAGLLHLLLDGAAEPVAALAFAGLIALGECVRISLPGGREQAPIGTAAALAYALLGPLRGLPTSHGVLQVAAVTGLGTLLGGLINEVCRRVRGRRAPLRGCHRPLPGRLWAPPGRSGEHAARRMLTVTFAALLFQPLYNSGAIDRITPGGPAYGLFLTVVAALASLGDALLGALPHRASTGLAFTAALEDQLRSLPGIGSAIVATGLLLSLLAGEVGLWALPLFCTPLLLAQASFRRAAAVRATTGQTIETLARATEVAGYTPPGHARRVADTARALGRELGLGSRELELLEHAALMHDVGQLSLVQPVPGGATALLPDGEQQRIARLGSEVIRRTGVPRQVWQQVARLADPCRGADGRPDGSLPLSARIIRVANAHDDLLTAARGRGLPDPAGRLEALEALRLERGRAYDPRVVDALARMAARGRERNREGA